The Methanolobus sp. WCC4 genome includes the window AGAACGATAACAGTTCATAGGTATCTTTTCAAACCTACGATAATAGAGAAAGAAGATATCAACACAATAAAAGGCAGGGATAATATCCCACGAAAGTACTATATATTCATCAATATCTTCATGCTGGCTTGCTTAGCTCTTAATTTTTATTTTGCATATAATGGTATCGAGAGAGATCTACTGAGAAATATATCAATGGGAGAAACAATATTTTCAGTTCTTTCCCATTCCGTAATAGTAGTTTTTTGGTTCATTTTGTTCTTCAATGCAGAAAAGAGATTCAGGTATCCCGGATTTCTTGAGATCGGAACCAGCAACGATAAATTCAGATTCTATACGCATAAACCTGAAGAGCTTAAAAAAACTCTTATCGACCAGGCAAATACAATTAACTGAGGAAACTCCTGAAAGAAGACTCGATCGCCTTCTGCGATGATCTTAAAACCCAGACATACATATAACTCCCAGATGTCCGGTACCTTCAAAGACAAACTCCTATCTGACGATTTTCTAATTACAGCAGAGGTCAGTCCCCCTAAAGGAACAGACCTCAGCGAAGCTATTTCTGATGCAGAGGTCACAAGAGGTTGGGTCGATGCACTCAATGTCACCGACAACCAGCGGGCTGTAATGCGTATGAGTCCCCTTGCAGTTAGCAGGGCACTTATTGACGCAGGACATGAGGTAATTATGCAGCTCACTTGCAGGGACAGGAACAGGCTTGCACTCCAGTCGGACCTTCTCGGAGCATATGCAATGGGCATCAGGAACATCTGTGTGATGACAGGGGACCATACCACAAAAGGCGACCATCCAAAAACAAAACCCGTCTATGACCTGGACTCGGTACAACTCCTCACGATAATCAAAAAAATGAAGGATGGCTACGACCTTGCAGGCAACCGGATAGATGATGCGCCACAATTCACAGTGGGTGCGGTCACCAACACCGACCCATCAAGAACGGCGCAGATGATGAAGCTCAGGAAGAAGGTAAGATCGGGCCTTGATTTCATACAGACCCAGGCAGTCTACAATATAACACAGTTCGAAGCTTTCATGGGATCTGCCAGTGATATCGATACACCGATAATTGCCGGAGTGATCCCTTTAAGATCTGCCGGAATGGCACGCTTCATGAACCAGAACGTACCCGGTATCAACGTTCCCGATGAATTGATAGAACGGATGGAAAGTGCCGAAGATCCTATAGATGAAGGCATGAAGATCAGCGCAGAGACCATCATACAATTGAAGGGTTTATGCCGGGGAATCCACCTTATGCCGATCGGCAAACATGACAATACACCGAAGATACTCGAAATGGCTGGTATCAGGAAGAAAGAGCAATGATAAAAACGCAGATAGACAATGCAAGGGATGGCACCCTCACACCTGAAATGCTGGAAGTTGCAAAAAAAGAAGGAATAGATGAAGAACTCGTCATGGAGAGGGTAGCAAGCGGAAGCCTCGTGATAATGACACGCAAGGGTTGCCCCCCCATTGCTATCGGCAAGGGTGCAAGCACGAAGATCAACGTGAACCTCGGAACATCTTCAGCTTCCATAGACCCGGATTCCGAGATGGAGAAAGTAAAGGTGGCCCAGAGGTACGGTGCTGCCACGATCACAGACCTTTCCATGGGCGGGGATATCTCAGCCATAAGGAAGATGGTCTTTGAGAACACAGAACTTCCTGTTACCACTGTTCCTATCTACCAGACAATTGTTGAATGCGGGATGGACAATGTCACTGTGGATGACATACTCTCATATCTCAAAAAACATGTTGAAGAAGGGGTCAGTTCAGTGCTCATCCACTGTGTTGAGAGGAGGATGCTCGAGACACTCAAAGGCACCGGCAGGGTCATGGGAATGGTATCCAAAGGAGGATCATTTACCAGCAGTTTCATGCTTCTCAATGACTGTGAGAATCCCTTCATAGAACATTTCGATGAGATAATGCAGATACTCCGGGAGAACGATGTTGTCCTCTCCCTCGGAAATACAATGAGAAGCGGTTGTGTCCATGACCTTAAGGACAGTGCCCAGTTGATGGAGATAGAAATCAATGCAGCACTTGCAAAGAGGGCGAACGAAGCAGGCGTTCAGGTCATCATCAATGGAATGGGGGGACACATACAGGCATCTGACATTCCGGATTCTGTGAAGTTATACAAGGATGCAGCAGACTTCCCGCTCTTCGTGGCCGGTCCGCTTCCAACTGACATAGGTGTTGGTTACGACCATATATCAGGAGCGATTGGTGCAAGCATGGCAAGCGGAGCAGGTGCGGATTACCTTTGCTACATCACCCCGGCGGAGCATCTCTCATTACCTGACCCCCAGCAGGTAAAGGAAGGACTCATAGCATTCAGGATAGCAGCACATGTTGGGGATTCCATGAAATATGGATTGAGCGACAGGGATCTGATGCTTGCTACGAGAAGGGCTTCCTTTGACTGGAAAGGACAGGCGGAGGTTGCCATCGACCCTGACAGACCAGCACAGATGTGTCCTGAAGAGGGACCATGTTCCATGTGTGGGGATTACTGCGCCATCAAGATTATGAAGAGCTATCTTACAGGAGAGGACTGATGCAGACCAGCACCCCCTCCCTGCAAATGTTCGGCATAAGGACACCGATCATAAAACCGGGAGACAATATTGCCAGCATTATCATCGCCTCCCTTAAAGAACAGGGAATGGAATTCCAGGATGATGATGTGCTCATCATAGCGGAATCACCGCTGGCAACAGCCGAAGGAAGGCTTGTTCGTCTTGAGGACATCAGTCCGGGAGAGAAAGCAACAGAGCTTGCAGAACAGTACCAGCTTGATGCAAGGGAAATGGAACTCATCCTTCAGGAATGTGATGAGATATTCGGTGGCGTTCCCGGGGCTGCACTCACTATCACCAAGGGTACACTTGCTCCAAATGCCGGTATTGACGGTTCCAACGCACCTGAAGGATACGTCGTACTTCTTCCTGAGAATGCACAGGAGAGTGCAGCAAGGATACGCAGTGAGATAATGAAGCACTGCAATTGTAAGATAGGCGTTATCGTCGGTGACAGCCGTACCCAACCCCTGAGGCTGGGGTGTGTAGGTATCGCCCTCGGTACCTCCGGCATGGTTCCGGTGGAGGATGCCAGAGGTACTCTGGACCTCTTTGGAAAGGAAATGACAATTACCCGAAAAGCAGTTGCAGATAACCTTGTATCTGCTGCCCAGTTACTCATGGGAGAAGCAGGGGAAAGCGTTCCTGCTGTGGTCGTGAGAGGTGCACCTGTACATATTGTTGATGATGACATCGATATGCCCATATTCACAAGGGACGAGTGTATGTATTACAGCAATATCAGGAAAGCATAATTACATTTTTAATTTATTTTTAGAATATGTGCACCATGTATGTAGATTCTTATACATTATAGGGGCTAATGGGCTGCTTGGAAAAAATGTCAAGTTTGCATACATATCCTGAATAATATACATTATGCTATAGTTCATGTATATTTCACAAAATATTAATACTAACAGCTTTAAGAGGTTTTGTTTTTAAAATAACACCTTTGAATCAGTGAAAGTACATGGGCGACCTTATCAAAGAGTCTTTTATTGCAATATTATTGCTTATCACAACACTCTATCTCTGGGATACCGGGAGAAAGAACAGGGATATATCCGGCAGTGGGTGGAATATGATACTTGCAGGATTCGGATTCCTGACACTTGGTTATGTGGTCGACGCCTTTGATGATATCTGGTTCATTGAACAA containing:
- a CDS encoding methylenetetrahydrofolate reductase, translated to MSGTFKDKLLSDDFLITAEVSPPKGTDLSEAISDAEVTRGWVDALNVTDNQRAVMRMSPLAVSRALIDAGHEVIMQLTCRDRNRLALQSDLLGAYAMGIRNICVMTGDHTTKGDHPKTKPVYDLDSVQLLTIIKKMKDGYDLAGNRIDDAPQFTVGAVTNTDPSRTAQMMKLRKKVRSGLDFIQTQAVYNITQFEAFMGSASDIDTPIIAGVIPLRSAGMARFMNQNVPGINVPDELIERMESAEDPIDEGMKISAETIIQLKGLCRGIHLMPIGKHDNTPKILEMAGIRKKEQ
- the thiC gene encoding phosphomethylpyrimidine synthase ThiC — encoded protein: MIKTQIDNARDGTLTPEMLEVAKKEGIDEELVMERVASGSLVIMTRKGCPPIAIGKGASTKINVNLGTSSASIDPDSEMEKVKVAQRYGAATITDLSMGGDISAIRKMVFENTELPVTTVPIYQTIVECGMDNVTVDDILSYLKKHVEEGVSSVLIHCVERRMLETLKGTGRVMGMVSKGGSFTSSFMLLNDCENPFIEHFDEIMQILRENDVVLSLGNTMRSGCVHDLKDSAQLMEIEINAALAKRANEAGVQVIINGMGGHIQASDIPDSVKLYKDAADFPLFVAGPLPTDIGVGYDHISGAIGASMASGAGADYLCYITPAEHLSLPDPQQVKEGLIAFRIAAHVGDSMKYGLSDRDLMLATRRASFDWKGQAEVAIDPDRPAQMCPEEGPCSMCGDYCAIKIMKSYLTGED
- the cofE gene encoding coenzyme F420-0:L-glutamate ligase encodes the protein MQTSTPSLQMFGIRTPIIKPGDNIASIIIASLKEQGMEFQDDDVLIIAESPLATAEGRLVRLEDISPGEKATELAEQYQLDAREMELILQECDEIFGGVPGAALTITKGTLAPNAGIDGSNAPEGYVVLLPENAQESAARIRSEIMKHCNCKIGVIVGDSRTQPLRLGCVGIALGTSGMVPVEDARGTLDLFGKEMTITRKAVADNLVSAAQLLMGEAGESVPAVVVRGAPVHIVDDDIDMPIFTRDECMYYSNIRKA